The Orcinus orca chromosome 1, mOrcOrc1.1, whole genome shotgun sequence DNA window CCAGTGGGCACATGCCAAGCCCCTGACCCGAGCCCAGCCCCCATTCTTACCCGCCCACGGCATACAGCCGGTTCCCGACTGCCGCCACGCCCACCCGGGCCCGGCGCGCGGACATCGAGGCCACCACATGCCAGCGGTCAGCGCGTGTGTCGTACGCTTCACAGTCGCCGTGGATGGCGAACAGGCTCCCACCACCTAGGCAGGGGGAGGTGATGGGGCAGGACAAGGGGCCAGGGACACAGTGGGCTAGGAGGCTCTAGCACAGCCCGAGGCTGAGGGCCTGGAGGCTCCAAGGGCAAGTGGGCCCAGTGACTGGTGAGCAGGTCACACCGCGGTGGATGGAAGAGCAGGTGTGGGGTGAGCGCAGGGTGGCCTcggcacggggtgggggggcttgTGCTGGGCTTGTGGGTAGGGACACAGGGCgtagggcagggatgggggaccGGACGGGACGGGTGGGCGTACCCACAGCGAAGAGCACAGGGCCAGCGCCCTCACAGCGCCGGGGCCGGGTGCGGCTGCTGCCCAGGACGCCCCTCTGCTCGGGCAGCAGGTGGAACTTGAGAGCCTCAATGAGTAGGTCCTTGCAGTCTGGGTGGTGCCGCACCAGGCTCTCGGCGTCCACGTGGCCCAGCAGGAAGTCCCGGCTCAGCAGGGGCAGGCGTACACACTTCATCAGCTGGGGTGTGGTAGCACGCCTGCTATGGTCGGGCCTGCTCATGTGTCCTGGACCCTCCTCAAGACACATGCCTGCATCACCCCTGTGGGATCTCTGGACACAGAAGGGCCCAGGCACGCCTGATCCTCAGTCACTGCATCCCCTCCCACGCACCGCAGGCCCCCCAGCGCCTGGCCTCACCCGAGGAACGTGCTGCCTCCGGGTATCCACGTCGTGCTTGACCCAACTCAGGACGGCACGGTAGACGTCCTCCTCTGAAGGCACGTTCAGGCTGTCGCTAGAAACCAGTTCCAGCACCTGGGGGTGGGGACCCTCAGACCTGAGATCTGGGGAGGGGCTTGGGGACCCATGGAGCCCTGAAGGTTCCTGGGAGGGAGAGTCCAAGGGGGCCCAGTGTTCCTATGAGGAAGACCCAAGCAGGGTCAGGAGTCACAGACCCAGTTCCCAGGGGCCTAGCTCCAGAGCAGTCCTGGGAGTACGAAACCAGGCACGGGAAACTGTGGGCAGGTGTGTAATCAGAAGAGGAGAGTGTCAGGTATCAATGGTGATAGCTTGTGTGGGGTtagaaaatgggggtgggggggtcccaGGGGATGGGTGGCGGGGTTGGAACGTCAGTCAGAGACTGGAGATAAAGACTAAGGGGCAAAAGACCAGGTCTTATGGGCCCAGATGATGGGGGCCGGGGGGCCAAGGCTGGTACTGGGGTCTGGCGATTGGGTCAGGGTTGGGGTCCGAGTCAAGGTCCAGGCTGTGCTCCAGCTGCCACGTTACCTGCTTCAGCGGCAACAGCATGAACTCCTCAGTCTTGGCCACGTCCACGAAGTGCTGCAGCACGTACCTGTGTGCCGCCTTGAGCAGGTCACTGCACGAGTGTGTGTCGGCGAAGCCCCGGATGCCCAGACAGTTGGAGGGATCGAGCTGACTCAGCAGGAACTTGCAGCAGGCATCACGGACCCCATTCAGCTGCAGAAGGCTGGCGGCCGGGAGCAGAGTCTATGGGGCAAGGTGGGAGAGAGGGCCAGGGGAGCAGGGACAGAGAAATGGACGTGAGGACTGAAGGGGTGGCAGCAGTACAGGGGATGCTGGGGGCGTGGGGAGAGCAGAGGCACAAGCACGGTAGCGGTACAGGACATGAGAGGTGAGGCAACCTCACCTGCACGTTGCCTTCCCCCACCACGATCTCGGCCGTGTACGCAAACTGCACCAGCTGGTCCAAGGCCTGAGGGTCGATATCGTGCAGCGTCACATGCGTCTGACGGCTCTCACTCATCTCATCTGTGGGGACAGCAGGTCAGGCTGGTCCCCACCTTGGAAGAGCTGCAGAGTCCCCCAAGTGCCCGGACCCGATGGGGCAGTACTTGCTTGTGAACATGGCGTGGAAGTAGGGGCTGCAGGAGGCCAGCACCACCTTGTGTGCCCGGATCTCCTTAGCAGCCACGTGCAAGACGATGTCACACAGGAGGCCGCGCTGCCGCATGCGGCTCATGGCCACGAAGGCATCGTGGTAGTGCCGCTTGGAGTTGTGGGATACGGTATGGCCCTCGCGGCTCAGCAGCTGCACTGCACCCTCCATGGGGCCCGTGGGCCGGGCCTGCCGGGGCCGGGCACGCTCTGCCTCGGGGCTGTAGGTGGGCAGTGCCTGGTCACGGTGTGCTCTGCAGGGAGCTGCTCACCCACCCCTGAGAccctgggcagggcctgggcaccCAGGAGGCCACCCGCCCCCAGCAGCCCGAACCAGGTTTCCATCAAGGACCCACTCCCCTCGGGACCTCCCCTGCTCTCCAGGCGCTACCGCACTCTGCTCCCTCGCATCCAGGGAGCCCAACTAGACTCTGCTCCAACCTGCTACCAGAGTGAGGTCGGATCCCACGGCAGACCCCGGTCCGTCACTGAACCTGTACATCTTCCTCTGCCGCGACCCCTGCTCAAATCAAGCACCACACTTCCCTCCGCCCGGGGGCCTCCGTGAAGAACCCGGCTCTCTAGACCCTCCTCGCGACTAGGCTCTCTGTCCATCGCTGGCAACCCTTCCCGTGCCCCCATCAGAGTCCGGTGTTCTCGGCACGGGCAGGGCATGAGGGAAGTGCACGAGGTGAAACCGGTCCGTACTGACCGGTGGCTCTGAAGCAGACCCCTACACCGACCAGCAAGTGTGACCTCTCTTGACCGCCAACCCCCCATCATTCAGACAGGCCGCCCGAGTCTTTGAACGGCGCAGCCGGAATTCAAGGGCGGTGGGAGGGGACAGAGCCTCCGGGAGCAGACTCCTCGGGACGCCCTGCCCCGCGCCGAATGTGTGCGCGGGTAACGCAGGGGACCTGGACCCTCCGCGGTAGGGCCGAGCCTGCGGGGCACGAGGTCGCCCCCTCCCGGCAGCCTGCCAGGGTCGgcgcgcccctccctccctccctccttcccccctcctcctcggCCCTGGCCAGTCACGGTCCCCAGGCCCCCGGCCCACTCACGCTgccggctgcggcggcggcggcggcggcggcgcctcgGGCGCGGGCCCCGGGCTGCCGTGCTCTGGACTTTGCGTCCTGCCGGCCGGGCGCTCGCTGCGCGGCTGCATGGGTTCGGCCGCCGGCCCGCCGCCGATCCGCGGAGGACGCTCGGACAAGCGGACGCCTAACGGCTGGAGGGCTGCTCGGCGGTGGCGGCAGGCTCTGCGTTCCTCGCTCCCGCCGCTTGCCCGCAGCCGCTGTTTCTCGGCGCCGCCCGCTCCGCCTCCCGCGCTCCCCCGAGGTTTCGGGGGCGCCGCGTAGCGCGCGAATCCTCCCAATGTTTCGGCGCTCCGcccgcctcctcctccaggaagccccccgGGCCCCGCCCGCCGCCTATCCCCAAGAAACCTCCTGGACCTTCCGCCCGCCTCAACTCGTTCAAGAAGCACCCCTCTCCCCTTTCGGGGCCCCGCATCTCCTGGGGGGCCGAATGGCCCCACGTGATGCCCCTGGGACCTGAGCCAGCCGGGGGCCGCGTCTGCCCTCCTCTCTCCAACCCCACGCAGGCCACTTTGCCGTCTGGCCTTGATCTGGACGCTGGCTGCAGAgcgggagagggggtggggtgcACGCCCTGGGCGCTGTGGGGTCCCCTGTCTTGGGATCTGGCTGTCCAGGCCCGCGGACCTCCGCCATTAGGAcgaggggggggaggggagggcatagGTTGGcttccccacctccttccttcccctaggCAACCTTCCAGCCtccgggcctttgcacctgcaggCTGTTCCACAGATAGGGCAGAGCAAAAGTGGCTGTCCCCGTCGGGGCCGGCCTGGGTACTTAGGCAGATGTGTTCGTAGCTGAATTCCCAGTAGAGGACTCACTGGACTGAAATATCAGCCATCCTCTTTCAGAGAGATTTGGCCAACCTGGTTTCAGTAACAGTGCTCGGGTCTGTCCGCTGTCTCACCCCTCTGGCTCCCCCAGCGCAGGTGCTATGGGGCTGTCCAGTGAAGTGGAAACGGCTCTCATCGTTCTGATCCTCATCAGAGTGTCATTTATCAATTCGCAAACAGCTCATCTATAGCATCACCATTTCTATTTTCGTCTGTTTTTTCTACTAAAGATTGTtggctttttattattgatttctaagagCTCTTTGTATAGAAGTCCTCTCTGACACATGTTTCCCCCCATGCATTTTTTCCGTGGTCAATGCATTGACATCCTCACAGGCACGTGTTCACGGAACCcatggagggggcggggggggtgtgtgctgtgggctgggctgggcgacGGTGACCCGGCCCGGCCCTCCCCCAGGTCGGTGTCGTTACTAGTGCCTTTTTTGGTAAACGTCACAGATTTGTGAGCGGAATGGCGGCATTCCGCCCTACGCAGTCCTGCCGGGTGCTGGAGCTCCGCAGTCTGTCCCTCAGCGGAAACGAGCGGGAGCCGTGACTGAACCAGGCCTGCGCAGGGAGCTTTCATCCCGCGTGCCACCCTGGGAGGCCGAGCGCCTCCCGCCCAAAAAGAGATCCGAACGCGCCCTCCCGCCTGGATGCCGCCGCAGCCAAGGTTGGAGAACCTTAAAGCCACCTGGCGgggcgcggcggggcggggccaggggcGGGGTTGCCTGCAGGAAGTGCGCCTGGCGCAAGGCCTGCTGGGGCCGGAAGTGGGGCGCACGCTACGGGCCTGCAGTTATGGCGGCGGCGTGGACCCGCAAGCGGTGAGTTGAGGCTCCGATCAGGCCTCCCGGCGGGCGCTTGCATCCAGAGAGGCTTCTCTTGCACCTCTCTGTGTTCCTGGGGCGGCCGGGCTGGGGCACATCGGGCTGGCGGGGAGTCATGACTCCAACGGCATGGCCCGCAGGCGCCTGGCGGAGCTGACGGTGGACGAGTTCCTGGCCTCGGGCTTTGATTCCGAGTCCGACTCGGAGCCCGAAGGAGCCCCAGAGGCGGAGACGCGGGCGGCGCGCGGAGCGACCCGGAGCCCGGATGGGCCAGGTGGGAGTCCCTTGGCCAGGTGAGTGGAGCGTCTTCTACGGGCCGTGTGTAAGCAGAACCCACTTAACCGTCCTGGCCCGCCCCACCGGAAGGGTGCTGACCACTCCTGGGGCCTCAGGACTGAGGCCTAGGGACCTCTGATCTCTCCCCCAGACCTTTCGACTTGCTTATTCTTCCGTCCGGTATTTACGGAGTGACTGCTCTGTGCCAAGTCATCCCGGTGTTGGGAAACGCTGGAGAATAGTATTCATTTTTGGTCCAGGAGAGCTTACTCGGCCTTGGATAAACTACAGCGTGTAGGGCGGTGGAAGAAATAAGTGCTGCAGACAGGAAGGAAAAgcagaaggagctggaggaatagggAGCATAGGTGGGAGCTTCTGCGGCAGCGTTAGGTGGAGTGGATAAGGCCGTTTTATGAAACCTGAGGGAGTAAATTGCAGCAGTAGGGGAAGAATGTCTGGGTGTTTTAGGCATTAGGAACAGCAAAGGTCCTGAGTTGGGAGTGAGCCTTACGCAGAGTTCAGCATGGCTGTGGCAGGAATGCGAGGAGAGTAGTAGGAGGTGAAGCTGGAGAGACGGTGATGGGGCTGGATCTCGTAGACCGTTTATATGGTGTCTCAGTACAGTTAGAAATTATCCTAGGGTTTTGAGTAGTGAAGTAACGTCGCGGGACATGTAACAGGATGGGTCCCTCCGGTTGCTGTGCTGAGAGCAGGTTGTAAGGGGCTGGAGTGGACAAGTGAATTGAGAGATGATGCTGGTTTGAGAGGAGTCGTGAGACTTTTGGAAGTATTGATGATGAGATCTCGTGGCAGAGTGCGCGCTgggtgtgagagacagagagggttTACCTTTCACGTGAGTACCTGGAAAGGGGGAGTTAGCGACAGCTGAGGTAGAGCAGCGTGTGGGCAGAGTAAGTTCGGGGGAAGCTGCAAGTTCAGCGTTGTTTTGAAACACGTCTTGGGTTTGAAACACGTGTGCAGAGGCTGCCGGACGTGTGAGTCCGGAgtttgggggagagagagatctGCTGAAAACTTGCTCTCTGGAAAGCTCCCTGCCTTGGTTGTtagcagctgctgtggagggagCAGACGAAGCGTCATAGGTTCTCTGAGGAGGACAGGAAGGCtgatcccccctccccccttggccTTGGCTGTGCCAGCCGGTCAGACTTGATGACCCCACCTTCTCAGCCGGCGTAAGGGCCGTGCGTCTGAGCACAAGGACCAGCTCTCTCGACTGAAGGACAAAGACCCTGAGTTCTACGAGTTCCTGCAGGAGAATGACCAGAGCCTGCTGAACTTTAGTGATTCGGACAGCTCTGAGGGCGAGGAGGAGCAGCTCCACTCCCTGCCCGACGCGCTGGAGGTGAGAGCCTGTGCACagctgggtgggggcgggggcgtgTTTGTGGCCTCTGCATCTGGTCCAGTGGGGCCCTCTGTGTCTGGTGCAGGAGGCGAGCgaggaggaagatgaggaggaCGGGGCCCCCAGAGGGCctatggggaggaggaggggctctGCCTCTGTGACGCTCGCCACGGTTGAGAGATGGACGCAGGCGGCGAAGGTGAGAAGTGGCCTGGGCTGGGCCGCTGACCCCGCCCCAGCTCCCGTCCCCCTGCTTTCTTTCACTTACCTGGGGCAGTGCAGGTGGGAGGAGCCCCCTCTGATCCCGTTCAGCACGAGAGAGAATCTCGCAGTTTTCCCTGCATGCTAGGAGGGGTCAGGACTGCATTCTCTCCTTCATTCAGAGACTAGGGCCTCtgccttctcctttcctctctttttctccaggGCTCTTTGAAGTCCACTGTGGGCAGGACATAGTCTCTGTGCCTTCGCTCGCTGGTGGAGCCAGGGCCCTTCTGAGGGCCTTGCAGTGGTTTCTGCGGGGAAAAGAAAGGCCGGAAAGGGAGGACTCCAGATACCACTTGGAGCTAGCCATTGTTTAGATTCAGGCTCCTCCGCCCCTCCCTCATGGCCCTTCCAGGAGGATGCTGGACTCTTTCTGTTCCTTGCACATGGCTCCGTAACGCTGCTCCCGCCTCTGCTCTTGGTCTGAGGATGTGGCCGAGGATGCCTTCCTCTCATAGAGCAGATTCCTGGAGCCCCAGCTAGCCGACTGCTCCTCCAACATTCTGGGTCTTTCTGCCCTTTTAGCAGCACCTCACTCCAAAGCTATTCCACGAAGTTGTGCAGGCGTTTCGAGCAGCCGTGGCCACCGCCCAAGGAGAACAGGAAGGCACTGAGACCAGCAAGTTCCAGGTCACGGACAGTGCTGGTGAGCTGGGGTGAGGGGACCAGGGATACAGTCTCTGTGTTCCATTTTCTGTCCTGAGAGTGGCATCTCTGGTTCCCTCGTTGCAGTGTTCAACGCTCTGGTCACTTTCTGCATCAGAGATTTCTTTGGCTGTCTCCAGGAGCTGCTCTTTAGAAAAGCCCCGAAGGACAGTAGCAGGTAAGAGGGAGGAGGATGGCATGGGGCGGCATGGTCGGGCCCTGCACTGGGGAAGGCAGGGGCTCTGGGACCTAGGGGCCCATTCTAGGCCTAGCTGACACAGAGGGATGTGGAGGACAGAGCCAGGCTCTTTGTGGGGCTCTTGGGAGAGGCTGGACACTCAGGGCCCTATGGGGGTAGCCctgtccttcctccttcctgcccagAATTCCTCAAGGGCCACAGAGTGTGTGCTGGGCTTTGCTCCCCTGGCTTTCCTGGTCAggattctctcttttctctttggacAAGTCAAGTCTTGTCCGCTCTCCTTGCTCTTTGGCTGGTGCGAGTGTGTGTGTCTAGGCAGGGGCCCCATCCATGCTGGCTCGAGGACCTTGACTTCCGTGTGAGAGGTCAGTTGAGCGAAGGCCCTGGAAGGTTTCCAGAGGGGGCGGAGCAGCAGCCCGCATTTGGCAGCTTGCGGGCTCCACTGGGGCTCCCAGGAGCTTGCGGCCACGTGACCCGGAGGCAGGAAAGGCTTGGAGGGTCACACTCACCCCGACACTGCTCAGAGGGAGAAGGAAGCTCCAGGGAGAGGTCCGCCGGGACCACCTggcgggggaggaggaagaggccgGGACTCGGGGCCGGGAGTACCTGGGCCTGGGGGCATGGTCGGGGCTGGACTGATGCGGCCGCGTAGGGGTGGCTGCCGGCGAGAGTGGAGGGCCACAGGCAGTGAGTGAGTGGGCAGCAAAGAGGCAGCGCTCAGTGGTGCTGGCGTTGGCTGGGTGCGGGCTTCCGTGGGGGCCGCTGCAGTGGGGAGAGCGGTCACCATGGAGGACAGCGGGCTTGGGAGGAAGCGGCAGCGCCGCCTGGGTCGTGGCTCCAGGTGCCCAGCAGCCGGCCTCAGCCCATGGGGAGGCTAACAGGGGCCCCTGTCCTTGGTTCTTTTGCACACGTTAGCAGAGTTAACAGACACTTAACGTGCTGAGTTCTGCAAGTGTTGAGAGGCGATGCCTTTGAGAAACCTCCTAGGCACCAGTCACTGCTGCTGAAATTAAGGTGTAAATGACTTGGTCTCTGTAAAGCGTATGTGGCCcggggaattccccggtggtccagtggttaggattcggtgctttcactgccgtggcccggattcaatccctggtcggggaactgagatcccgtaaGCCGCAAGGCTAACAACAACGACAAAAACTGTACGTGGCCCAAAGGAAGAGAGCTTGTTGTGCTGGTTGGCGATGCCTGGGTCAGACCTGGGACTGCGGAGTGTGGGTGCCTGAGAGGTGTGGGGAGCTGGAGGCCAGGGGTCTGTCTGGGGGCTCTGGGGGAAGTGGCTGGCCCTGGGCTCAGACAGGAAGGATGGTCAGCCCTCTGGCCGGGTGGGGTGGCCTGTGGGGGGCTTGGGGCTTGGTGGTACCCCTCCTTAGGTGTAGCTGTGGGCCATCCTTGAGAGAGTCCTGGTGTGTCTTTCGCGTCTATCCAGCTGGAAAGGTCCCTGAACTCATGGGAAAGATGGGGGGCGGGGTGTCTCACCACAGGGCTCATGTGCCCTTGCGTCCTGGACACTGTGTGTGTCCTGGATGGGACGTGGCTTGGGGCACACCCCAGCCTCCTGGTGGCCTCCTGGTGCCCTCCTTGTGGCCTCGTGTCTGAGCTGGAGGGCGCGGTCTCCCTGCAGGGTGCGGCAGCCATCCAGCAGCCCGCTGTGGGGGAAGCTCCGGCTAGACATCAAGGCTTACCTGAGCTCCGTCACACAGGTGCAGTCCTGGGGGGCGGGGCCTGCCGGGTCACATGGGGGCCTGGCCGCATCCACCGGTCCAATCCTTCCTCGTATCCCGGGCCTCGCTGACCTCTCCTGCTTCCCCAGCTGGTGGCCTGTGTGGCAGAGACGACAGTAGCGGCGGCCGTCCTCCAGCACGTCAGCAGCTCCGTGCCCTACTACCTGACCTTCCCCAAGCAGTGCCGCATGCTGCTCAAGGTGTGTTGGCCTCAGGGCAGCCCAGCTGCCGGCTGGAGTGCAGGGGGCATCTGTGCCACCCCATGGGGTTCTGTTTTTGGGGCACACTCGAGGCAGCACAGCCCAGTCACGCGAGGACGGGCtcccctggggggcggggggcagcttTCTGGCACCCACGTGCATACATGCGCTGGACAGCAGAGGTCAGTTTTCACCATACGGCCTTCAGGAGGGGTGACGTGCTTTGGTTTCGCTCCTCCCCGATTGAGCCCTAACTCGGGGAGTTCCCCGGGGGGGGGTGCTGTGGGAAGGACTGTCTCTGGCCGggctcggggtggggggtggggggcccgGGGCAGGCGGTGACAATTCGCCTCCACAGAGGATGGTGGTCCTGTGGGGCACGGGTGAGGAGACGCTGCGTGTGCTGGCCTTCCTGGTGCTCGTCAAGGTCTGCCGGCACAAGAAGGACGTCTTCCTGAGCCCCGTCCTCAAGGTAGCGGTGCCCCCGGCTCTTCCGTTAGGGTCCGGGTTGAAAGTCTTGATCTGAGGGCTGGGCAGGCTGCCTTTGTGGTCGGTGTTTCTCGCGGgtgctgtgaccctgggcagatCCAGGTCCTCGTCATGGCTTTCTCCAAGAGAAGTGGGGGACGGGATGGCATGGGGACAGGAGCCGTTGGTCCCCCTGGGGCTCCACATGGAGTGGCCTGCACAGCTCTCTCCTCAGTGGACGAGGACATCAGACGTGGAGAAGGACGGGGACCCTGCTGCCTGGCTCTAAGCCTGGGGTGGCCTGCCCTGCACAGAACCCTCTAGAAGCGCCCTGCATCAGCCTGGCGGGCAGCTGGGgcttctctgcctccttcccttctgGTCCGTCCACGGCCCTTGCCCTTTCGCACGGTTATTCATGCTGCAGCTCCCTCCTTCCTGGGTGTCTAGGCCTCCCCATAAGACCCTTCCCCTCGGCACTGCAGACTCTGCCCGGGGCCGGTGGGCTGAGCAGCAGTGGGGCCTCGAGAAGCAGGGCCGTGCGGCGGGGGGGTCTGCGGCACACGTGGCTGGGC harbors:
- the KLHL17 gene encoding kelch-like protein 17 isoform X2, whose translation is MQPRSERPAGRTQSPEHGSPGPAPEAPPPPPPPQPAAPEAERARPRQARPTGPMEGAVQLLSREGHTVSHNSKRHYHDAFVAMSRMRQRGLLCDIVLHVAAKEIRAHKVVLASCSPYFHAMFTNEMSESRQTHVTLHDIDPQALDQLVQFAYTAEIVVGEGNVQTLLPAASLLQLNGVRDACCKFLLSQLDPSNCLGIRGFADTHSCSDLLKAAHRYVLQHFVDVAKTEEFMLLPLKQVLELVSSDSLNVPSEEDVYRAVLSWVKHDVDTRRQHVPRRSHRGDAGMCLEEGPGHMSRPDHSRRATTPQLMKCVRLPLLSRDFLLGHVDAESLVRHHPDCKDLLIEALKFHLLPEQRGVLGSSRTRPRRCEGAGPVLFAVGGGSLFAIHGDCEAYDTRADRWHVVASMSARRARVGVAAVGNRLYAVGGYDGTSDLATVESYDPVTNTWQPEVSMGTRRSCLGVAALHGLLYAAGGYDGASCLNSRPGVYSAERYDPLTGTWTSIAAMSTRRRYVRVAMLDGNLYAVGGYDSSSHLATVEKYEPQTSHPGLESCTWRRREAGSGSAPSPSLHRR
- the KLHL17 gene encoding kelch-like protein 17 isoform X1; protein product: MQPRSERPAGRTQSPEHGSPGPAPEAPPPPPPPQPAAPEAERARPRQARPTGPMEGAVQLLSREGHTVSHNSKRHYHDAFVAMSRMRQRGLLCDIVLHVAAKEIRAHKVVLASCSPYFHAMFTNEMSESRQTHVTLHDIDPQALDQLVQFAYTAEIVVGEGNVQTLLPAASLLQLNGVRDACCKFLLSQLDPSNCLGIRGFADTHSCSDLLKAAHRYVLQHFVDVAKTEEFMLLPLKQVLELVSSDSLNVPSEEDVYRAVLSWVKHDVDTRRQHVPRLMKCVRLPLLSRDFLLGHVDAESLVRHHPDCKDLLIEALKFHLLPEQRGVLGSSRTRPRRCEGAGPVLFAVGGGSLFAIHGDCEAYDTRADRWHVVASMSARRARVGVAAVGNRLYAVGGYDGTSDLATVESYDPVTNTWQPEVSMGTRRSCLGVAALHGLLYAAGGYDGASCLNSAERYDPLTGTWTSIAAMSTRRRYVRVAMLDGNLYAVGGYDSSSHLATVEKYEPQVSSWTPVASMLSRRSSAGVAVLEGALYVAGGNDGTSCLNSVERYSPKAGAWESVAPMNIRRSTHDLVSMDGWLYAVGGNDGSSSLNSIEKYNPRTNKWVAASCMFTRRSSVGVAVLELLNFPPPSSPTLSVSSTSL